A single genomic interval of Physeter macrocephalus isolate SW-GA chromosome 5, ASM283717v5, whole genome shotgun sequence harbors:
- the CASP2 gene encoding caspase-2 isoform X1, whose amino-acid sequence MAAPSGGPRSALQQKGLMTADRGRRILGVYGMHPDHQEALRKNRVVLAKQLLLSELLEHLLEKDIITLEMREHIQAKVCSFSQNVELLNLLPKRGPQAFDAFCVALRETKQGHLEDLLLTTLAGLQHILPPLSCDYNLSLPFPVCESCPPRKQRRLSPDTVEHSPDHGDGPPGLQVKSCSPEFYQTHYQLAYRLQSRPRGLALVLSNVHFTGEKDLEFRSGGDVDHSTLVTLFKLLGYKVHVLLDQTAQVPEAGHADMCIREWDNTWGPEMSTLLCLLGCALLELCSLPTFYLL is encoded by the exons GATATTGGGAGTGTATGGCATGCATCCTGACCACCAGGAGGCTCTGAGAAAGAACCGAGTGGTGCTAGCCAAACAGCTGTTGCTGAGCGAACTGTTAGAACACCTCCTGGAGAAGGACATTATCACCTTGGAAATGAGGGAGCACATTCAG GCCAAGGTGTGCAGTTTCAGCCAGAATGTGGAACTCCTCAACTTGCTGCCCAAGAGGGGCCCCCAGGCTTTTGATGCCTTCTGTGTGGCCCTGAGGGAGACCAAGCAGGGTCACCTGGAGGACCTGTTGCTCACAACCCTGGCTGGTCTTCAGCACATACTCCCACCG CTGAGCTGCGACTACAACTTGAGTCTCCCTTTCCCGGTGTGTGAGTCCTGTCCCCCCCGCAAGCAGCGCCGCCTGTCTCCAG ATACAGTGGAACACTCCCCAGACCATGGGGATGGTCCTCCCGGCCTTCAGGTGAAGTCTTGCAGTCCTGAGTTTTATCAAACGCACTACCAGCTG gcctatAGGTTGCAGTCTCGGCCTCGTGGCCTGGCACTGGTGCTGAGCAACGTGCACTTCACTGGAGAGAAAGACCTGGAATTCCGCTCTGGAGGGGATGTGGACCACAGCACTCTAGTCACCCTCTTCAAGCTCTTGGGCTACAAAGTTCATGTTCTTCTTGACCAGACTGCACAGGTACCCGAGGCAGGACATGCTGACATGTGCATTAGAGAATGGGACAACACTTGGGGGCCAGAAATGTCCACGCTCCTCTGCCTGCTGGGTTGTGCCTTACTAGAGTTATGTTCTCTCCCTACCTTTTACTTGCTGTGA
- the CASP2 gene encoding caspase-2 isoform X2, whose amino-acid sequence MHPDHQEALRKNRVVLAKQLLLSELLEHLLEKDIITLEMREHIQAKVCSFSQNVELLNLLPKRGPQAFDAFCVALRETKQGHLEDLLLTTLAGLQHILPPLSCDYNLSLPFPVCESCPPRKQRRLSPDTVEHSPDHGDGPPGLQVKSCSPEFYQTHYQLAYRLQSRPRGLALVLSNVHFTGEKDLEFRSGGDVDHSTLVTLFKLLGYKVHVLLDQTAQVPEAGHADMCIREWDNTWGPEMSTLLCLLGCALLELCSLPTFYLL is encoded by the exons ATGCATCCTGACCACCAGGAGGCTCTGAGAAAGAACCGAGTGGTGCTAGCCAAACAGCTGTTGCTGAGCGAACTGTTAGAACACCTCCTGGAGAAGGACATTATCACCTTGGAAATGAGGGAGCACATTCAG GCCAAGGTGTGCAGTTTCAGCCAGAATGTGGAACTCCTCAACTTGCTGCCCAAGAGGGGCCCCCAGGCTTTTGATGCCTTCTGTGTGGCCCTGAGGGAGACCAAGCAGGGTCACCTGGAGGACCTGTTGCTCACAACCCTGGCTGGTCTTCAGCACATACTCCCACCG CTGAGCTGCGACTACAACTTGAGTCTCCCTTTCCCGGTGTGTGAGTCCTGTCCCCCCCGCAAGCAGCGCCGCCTGTCTCCAG ATACAGTGGAACACTCCCCAGACCATGGGGATGGTCCTCCCGGCCTTCAGGTGAAGTCTTGCAGTCCTGAGTTTTATCAAACGCACTACCAGCTG gcctatAGGTTGCAGTCTCGGCCTCGTGGCCTGGCACTGGTGCTGAGCAACGTGCACTTCACTGGAGAGAAAGACCTGGAATTCCGCTCTGGAGGGGATGTGGACCACAGCACTCTAGTCACCCTCTTCAAGCTCTTGGGCTACAAAGTTCATGTTCTTCTTGACCAGACTGCACAGGTACCCGAGGCAGGACATGCTGACATGTGCATTAGAGAATGGGACAACACTTGGGGGCCAGAAATGTCCACGCTCCTCTGCCTGCTGGGTTGTGCCTTACTAGAGTTATGTTCTCTCCCTACCTTTTACTTGCTGTGA